A portion of the Micromonospora tarapacensis genome contains these proteins:
- a CDS encoding YmdB family metallophosphoesterase, producing the protein MIVLFFGDIVGEEATAHLAKRLPELRADHHADLVIANAENCAPNGLGMASKQVELLFASGVDVVTGGNHSWDSGESVKLLEHPRVIRPFNVGTVVPGRGSTHLEVAGEEVTVLNLADRCAMRSVVATAGQVEPAYHGGWLKAPRNGTVIVDYHGDHVIEKKIFARAVDGEAAAVLGTHTHEPTLPLHILPGGTALVTDVGMTGPEGGVQGFAYDSFVTGLKTAGDPMTLPLPSPLSGQPITLGGVVLEIEDGLTRKLARLS; encoded by the coding sequence ATGATCGTGCTCTTTTTTGGCGACATCGTGGGCGAGGAGGCAACCGCCCACCTGGCGAAGCGACTACCCGAGCTACGCGCCGACCATCACGCCGACCTGGTGATCGCCAACGCCGAGAACTGCGCGCCCAACGGCCTCGGGATGGCCAGCAAGCAGGTGGAGCTGCTGTTCGCCAGCGGCGTCGACGTCGTCACCGGAGGCAATCACTCCTGGGACAGCGGCGAGTCGGTCAAGCTGCTCGAACACCCGAGGGTTATCCGCCCCTTCAACGTCGGCACCGTGGTGCCCGGCCGGGGGAGCACCCATCTGGAGGTGGCTGGCGAGGAGGTGACCGTGCTCAACCTCGCCGACCGCTGCGCCATGCGATCGGTGGTCGCCACCGCCGGTCAGGTCGAGCCCGCGTACCACGGAGGTTGGCTGAAAGCGCCGCGGAACGGAACAGTCATCGTGGACTATCACGGTGACCACGTGATCGAAAAGAAGATCTTCGCTCGCGCCGTCGACGGCGAAGCCGCCGCGGTACTGGGCACACACACCCACGAGCCGACCCTGCCCCTGCACATCCTGCCCGGCGGTACCGCGCTCGTCACCGACGTCGGCATGACCGGACCGGAGGGAGGTGTCCAAGGCTTTGCCTACGACAGCTTCGTGACCGGACTCAAGACCGCCGGGGACCCGATGACCCTGCCCCTGCCCTCCCCGCTGTCCGGTCAGCCGATCACGTTGGGTGGCGTGGTGTTGGAGATCGAGGATGGCCTCACCCGGAAGTTGGCGAGGCTGTCGTGA
- a CDS encoding adenosyl-fluoride synthase produces MSDLGTTDDSVAQCKGLMLSICPSVTVVDVCHSMTPWDVEEGARYIVDLPRFFPEGTVFATTTYPATGTGTRSVAIRIKQAARGGARGQWAGSGEGFVRSEGSYIYIAPNNGLLTSVIDEHGYLEAYEVSNTKVIPTNPEPTFYSREMVAIPAGHLAAGFPLNEVGRPLADHEIVRFSRPRPSTESNGVLSGEVTAIDHPFGNVWTNVHRTDLEKAGIRYSTQLKVVLDNTLTFDLPLSPTFADAGSVGEPVIYINSRGYLSLARNAASLAYPYNFKAGMAVSVRKA; encoded by the coding sequence ATGAGCGACCTCGGCACGACCGACGATTCCGTCGCACAGTGCAAGGGGCTCATGCTGAGCATCTGCCCGAGCGTGACCGTCGTCGACGTATGTCATTCGATGACTCCGTGGGACGTAGAGGAGGGCGCCCGCTACATCGTCGACCTGCCGCGCTTCTTCCCTGAGGGCACCGTCTTCGCCACGACGACGTACCCGGCCACCGGCACCGGCACCCGGTCGGTGGCGATCCGCATCAAGCAGGCGGCCCGTGGCGGCGCACGGGGACAGTGGGCCGGCTCGGGCGAGGGCTTCGTCCGGTCCGAGGGCTCCTACATCTACATCGCGCCCAACAACGGCCTGCTCACCAGCGTGATCGACGAGCACGGTTACCTTGAGGCGTACGAGGTGAGCAACACGAAGGTCATTCCCACCAACCCGGAGCCGACGTTCTACAGCCGCGAGATGGTGGCGATTCCGGCGGGACACCTGGCCGCGGGGTTCCCGCTCAACGAAGTCGGTCGGCCGTTGGCCGACCACGAAATCGTCCGATTCTCGCGGCCGCGCCCGAGCACCGAGTCGAACGGCGTGCTCAGTGGCGAGGTGACCGCGATCGACCATCCGTTCGGAAACGTCTGGACCAACGTCCACCGTACCGATCTGGAGAAGGCCGGTATCCGTTACTCGACCCAGCTCAAGGTCGTGCTGGACAACACGCTCACCTTCGACCTGCCGCTTTCCCCGACCTTCGCCGACGCCGGCTCGGTGGGTGAGCCGGTCATCTACATCAACAGCCGGGGTTACCTCTCGTTGGCGCGTAACGCCGCGTCGCTGGCGTACCCCTACAACTTCAAGGCCGGAATGGCGGTCTCCGTGCGCAAGGCCTGA